CCGTATCAGTCGATGGCGCCGGTCGACGGCGGCGGCGGGGTACGGGAGAAACGGTCATGAGGATTCCAGTCAGAAAGGGGCGCGGAGAGGCGCGGCAGACGGCAGGTCCAGCAGCCGTTCGCCAAGCTGGCGGCAACTGTCGGCGGATGGCGCGTACTGTGCATGGGCCCGGGCATCGCGCCAGCAGCGATCGCGGTCATCGCCATCGACAGCCGGGACCGGCCCGGCCAGCTCGAACAGCGCATCGACCGCACGCAGCGCGATATCGCCGCACAGCACCCGGGCCTGGAGCACCGCCACATCGGCGTCGTTGCCGGCATCCAGCGCGCGGGCAGCGTGGCGCAGCAGTGTCTGCGCCGCAGACAGCCGCACCTGCAGTTCGCCGATCGTCGCCAGCAGCGCATCGGTCTGCGCCCCCGGCCGGCGCCGGGTGCCATCCAGTGCGGCCGCCGCCATGCCGGCGTCGATGGCAGCGGCATACAGCGCCACCGGCGATGGCGACCGGGCCGCCCCGTCGAGGTCGAACACCCACTTCGCCGCGACCGTGACCTGCGTCAGCCGCAGCGTGCCGCCAGCGACGGTGCGCAGCCCGACCGGCACCGCTTCATCCTCGATATCGAGGCCATGCGCGTTATGTGGCACCAGCGCCAGCCACGTCCGCTGCCGGGCATCCCGGGCCGGCACCGCCAGCCACTCGGCAAAGCCGGCGCCGGCGACCTGGTGCAGCTCGCCGTTCAGACGCAGCGCGCCGCCGGAATCCGGTTCGCCATCGACAGTGCCGGCCGGCGCGGAGGCGAAATGCCGTCCCTGCAGCAATTCGCGGTACAGCAGGCGCTGTTGCGCCCCGCCCGCCGTCCGCAGCCGTTCCAGCGTGTCGACATGGGCGAGCAGGATGCGGGCAATCGACGGATCGGCCGCCGCCAGGGTGCGAAAGATCGCGGTCAGGGTCTGGCGCGATACCCCGGCACCGCCGTGCTCGCGCGGCACGGTCACCGCCCACAGCCCGGCGCGGGTCATGGCCGCCAGTTCGTCCCATGGCAGGCGCCGCTCGCGGTCGCGCACGGCAGCCCCCGGCGCGAATTGCGCGGCCAGGGTACGGGCGGTGTCCAGTGCTTCATCGTCGCTGCGGATCAGGTGCACGGCGATGTCGACGATCGGTTCGATGGCGCGGATGGTCATCAGGGGCTCCGGCAAGTTTCTGATAACTGTTCAGCAGCTTGCGTGCCAGAAACCCAACCTTCTG
This genomic interval from Microvirgula aerodenitrificans DSM 15089 contains the following:
- a CDS encoding acyl-CoA dehydrogenase family protein, encoding MTIRAIEPIVDIAVHLIRSDDEALDTARTLAAQFAPGAAVRDRERRLPWDELAAMTRAGLWAVTVPREHGGAGVSRQTLTAIFRTLAAADPSIARILLAHVDTLERLRTAGGAQQRLLYRELLQGRHFASAPAGTVDGEPDSGGALRLNGELHQVAGAGFAEWLAVPARDARQRTWLALVPHNAHGLDIEDEAVPVGLRTVAGGTLRLTQVTVAAKWVFDLDGAARSPSPVALYAAAIDAGMAAAALDGTRRRPGAQTDALLATIGELQVRLSAAQTLLRHAARALDAGNDADVAVLQARVLCGDIALRAVDALFELAGPVPAVDGDDRDRCWRDARAHAQYAPSADSCRQLGERLLDLPSAAPLRAPF